The Burkholderiales bacterium sequence TGCGCGGATCAATGCCGCCGAAACCGCGGATTGCATCCCGATTGCTGTCTATGCAGGACGCAATGTAGTCATTCGAGATCGGGTGACTCCCTGCCAACACTCCCTGCCGGCCGGTGAAGACCCCGACCGCAATTCCAGCCGCCTTCAGGTGCGAGACGTACGCCGGCAGCGATTCGGTAGGGGGTCGCGCTGTTCGAAACTTCCGCCATGGATCGCGATCGGGCGAGTTGTAGATGCCCATGAATGGTTCAGTATTCGGCCTGGCCCGGAAATCAATGACATTCGACATGGAGATTCACCTTGATCCAACGGTCGTGCCTACCAGAATGCCCCCATCAACGAACAACGTCGTACCGGTGATGAACGCAGCTTCGTCGGAGGCCAGGAACAGAATCGCGCTGGCGACATCTTCAGGGGCTCCGATTCGACGGCTGATGACCCCATCGAGCAGCGACGCTTCTCCTTCAGGCGTAGCCCTGCGATCCGCGGTCATCGCGGTGCGAATCGGTCCCGGCCCGACGGCGTTGACTCGCACGTCATAGGCGCCCATCGCGGCCGCCATGGCCTTGGTCAGCGCCTGTACCCCTGCTTTGCTGGCTGGGTACACGCAGAACCCTTCACGTCTGATGACTTCTGCAGCGACCGACGCCACATTGACGATGACGCCGGAACGTTGGTCTCGCATCAACCGGGCGCAGTACTGACTTACCAGGAACGTGCCCTTGAGATTGATGTCCATCACCCGGTCCCATTCGGCCTCGGTGACATCGAAGAAGTCAACTCGACTGGTGACGCCGGCCGCGTTGACCAGGACATCGATTCGCCCCAATGTCCCGACAACGTCCCCCATCGTGCTTTCGACCGACGCCGATGAGGCCACGTCGATACCGAACCCGTGGCCGCGTACTCCGGTCGAACCGATCGCCGCGCGGGCAGCTTCTCCTGCCGCCCGCCCGTCGCGATCGAGCGCTGCCACGTTTGCACCCTCGTTGGCGAACATCCGAAGAGTCGACAGTCCTATCCCGCCAACGGCTCCGGTGACAACCACGTTCCTGCCGACGAAGCGATTTCGCCCTCCCTTCACTTGTTCTCCAGGAGGTCTTGAGACTCGCTCCACATGACGTCCTTGCATGTCTCCTTGTTCTCCGCCGACAACGCCCCGGTGGTAACTGCAAAGGCCTTTGCCTTGTCGAATCCTTTGCAATCCATGGTTGACGAGAACGTGCCGAGTTGCTTTTCCGCCAACGAACGGGCGGTCTTCTCGT is a genomic window containing:
- a CDS encoding glucose 1-dehydrogenase, translated to MKGGRNRFVGRNVVVTGAVGGIGLSTLRMFANEGANVAALDRDGRAAGEAARAAIGSTGVRGHGFGIDVASSASVESTMGDVVGTLGRIDVLVNAAGVTSRVDFFDVTEAEWDRVMDINLKGTFLVSQYCARLMRDQRSGVIVNVASVAAEVIRREGFCVYPASKAGVQALTKAMAAAMGAYDVRVNAVGPGPIRTAMTADRRATPEGEASLLDGVISRRIGAPEDVASAILFLASDEAAFITGTTLFVDGGILVGTTVGSR